Genomic DNA from Acipenser ruthenus chromosome 4, fAciRut3.2 maternal haplotype, whole genome shotgun sequence:
TGTCTTTGTGTCAGACAGCAGCAGGGGCAATGTGGTTCCACAGTGCAGTGTACACTTCATACAAAAATGAATCAActtatttgtttttcctttttcataAAGGAAACATTGAATGGCCCAAATCTTTCAAATCTAGATTCCCAACCTGAGCCAAATTCTCAACATTGGATGCTTTGACGCAAGAGGATTTGTAGAGATCTCAAGGGAAATCCTTCGATGGGTTGTCTTTTTCACATAAGACTGACCTGATAAGTCACAAGCTGAGCATATGAGACTTTACAAACAGTAGTTACACTTTTTATTATATCTTAGAttgatattcattttaaatgtcaaGAACTTCTCAGTCTCTCTCATTCAATGGTAGAGCGCTGGGTTGGGATTCAATATGAATAATAAATGGTGCCAGTAGTGACTATTGTAAATCATAGTAAGGACACAATCACAacacaaagtctgtttttatttggaTTAAACAAActgtaatattaattaaactgTTCTAGATTGTTGCCAAGAATACTTTCTCGAATACAAAACTTTATACCACTTGTGTTGCTCAATTACtttttagctaaaaaaaaaacaaaccacatgtaataaacaagaacgtCATAAAACACCGACTAGCTAGCTAGAATTATTTATGTTTACACTGAAAAGCAAAAAATTAATAATGTAAACTTTGATTTGTATGACTGGGATGCCTTAGCACTTGCCCtttcttattttttaagctcCTTCGCATGTTGTAGGCAGGGTTGCCAACCTTGCAATTTGGTTTGTACTGACATACAGATTTAAAGTGGCCTTTTTTTacggacacttttttttttttaactaacatcattttaaaagaactGTAGCaatgaaatacattataaaatatgctatttttatgtacttacatttctttaggtctgATTTAGTTCTAATGGTCATACCATGACACACTTGCAGACTGGATAATTTGCTTAGTTGGTCTGAAGCTTGATAGTCAGAATTCGATTCTGAATGTCTGCAGACAGTTCATTTCTCATGTCTGTTTTTACAATGTtcagtactgtgtggcaaagccaACATATTAATGGCAAACTTGACAAATGTTGGAAAGCATGGCGCTCTGCTAGATTTCGACAAGTGCGCAATTTTGTGCCAGCCATCATCAGCCACCAGATCCCGTCTAAGAGCTGTCAAGTCAGTCACTTGGTACTGCATGCATTCCAttctaggctatccagcatatttccaagaacaatctgggaaaagcattgcaagctggacgatgtctcccgagcttgctgtgctttggctacttggttgaagaaTGTGTACTAATTCCAGCACAGTAACATTTTTTTGATACTTTTCATTGTCATCGCAGGTGGTGTAGATATATGTCATTCAAGCTGATTGGGAAAGCcacaaagcaatacaaatataCCATCCTTTATTTTGATCCAAAATAACagacattttttgttatttacgGGTTTACAGacagtgttcattttattttttactgactGTCCGTAAATTTTACGGACGGTTGGCAACCTTGGTTGTAGGACAGGgtttttcaaccgggggtacaagtacccctgggggtacttctaaagGCCATAGGGGGTATGCAGGATAactaatttgattttttttttttaggtgaaagaaaataatgatcttgaattaattttttttaacggcATCATATTTTATGTCTAAACCCCTGTAcatatcatttttgtttagcagctcaaaggttagtaTAGTATAGTTTCAAAACGATCATCCACTTGTATGCATTGTGATTTTGATTTCCACTCTAAtattagggtgggtgaagcaggcatCTGTCGGTTCTCCTATAGAGAGCACTGCttatgaactttgcagttttcaaatcgtcatataattgaatactaatcagtgaagcgcAATCTTTCTGCATCTTTTTCAAGTGCAAATGCtccagtaaacataaataataatcacaatacaggCAGTCCTCACACTTAAGACACAATTGGTTCCATTCAGTAAAGCagaaattgtaataataataaatcatgggTTAAAACTTTGTGGTAGTGGTTTGTTGCTCTTTTTATGAATGCATGAATTTATATTATCCTAAACCAATTGATTTAGTTTGATTGTCAAAGCTTTAGCATAGAGACTAAATTGATGATCGGGATTAGTAGGGATGTTATACCTCCAGCACCACACTGCCACTACACATATAAGATTTCTACATGCTGATTACATTGTAATTCTGCAGTGCAGGGAATAAACATTTGGAAGGATGCTATCActgaaaatatattgtatttcccTTTGATAAATTATCTATTTTGACATATTGAATGTTAACTCACTTAATGCCTTAATGCAATAAAATGTGTTGGTCACAGCTACAGGGTGCTTTATGATCCTTGTTCCAAGAATCTTATTGCTCATGTTTTGTCCACCTGTATTAGGTTCAGTTCTCTTTGGAGGAGTTTTATTCTTCATCCAGCTTAACTAGTGAACTACCAGCTTTAACCAGTATAGACCATTGCTGTTAAACCCCTTGGACAACAAATTATACTATGGGCAAAACTGGGAAAGAGGTTTTGACAAAAATGAAAGTTAATACTAATGTAATAAATTACTGAGTGGTTGAGAGCTGTGACAAGGACATATCTGATAAATGTGGCTTTGTGGCTCTTGTGTTATGTAGTCTATTTATTTGTGTAGTATTAACAGAAATTCGTCTTTAAGTAAgcttaaaatattgtatactgtactAAATTCTTTCATACTCTcatatgaatacataaataattcaataaaggaaacaaacaaaaataaataaataaataaataaataaataaataaataaataaataaataaataaaatctgtgttAACCAAGAACTGCTTTGCGGTTTATTTTACAAttgaggaaaacaaaacaaaacaaaacattgggtTTATTTgtgggtattttttttaattttttttttattttatttttttacataattcATGATAAAACATTGAAATGTATAATTCATTGTGCATTGCTTGCTTTTTTCACATAAGTACATGCATCCAAACTGACGCACATACAGTTAAAATTATCTCTGTAAACCAAGCTGCAGGAActaaattttattaaaaaaatgtgtggctctacagtatatacacagaatttgttttagttgtttttatataaaatgataataTAAAAGTTAAAGAATGCATACAGCCTTAAAGTACAAACAAAGTTGAACAATTTACAAATGGCAAGATATGTCTAATGTAGTTTTTTTCCACATGGCTGCTGATCATTTACATGTAATTAACTGTTTTGCATTACGGGTTGAAATTATTTAAGCGGCACACTACAGAAAGATAAACTTGTACCAAAGCTTGTATTTGTAAATTACTATAAACTATGATTACAGTGAAAAGAAATGGcatctttacatttaaaaacaaaaacaaacaaaaacttgcATACTATTACTTACATTTTTTGCCCAaagctgaaaatgtatttattcagttTCCTGTTTCTTTTAAGGATATTTTCTTTTACGTACACTTATGTACAAAGGTGACTTGCAAATTTACTTCAGCACTGGTGACCCTTTTTTAAACATTGCAATTTGCCTAGAACGCCATTGAACAAGTCAAAATTAAATGTTAATCATTAATCAATGTGAATTTGCACAGAACATAAAAATACTGGTATTctctagaaaatacatttttacacttTAGTAAGGTGCAGAACATTTCTACTTCAGGTCTTCAAAAGGACTCACCtaacttttaatttgttttaattattattattattatttttttaatttcttcataTTAAAAATTATGAATTTACATAGCTTTCATTTCATGGTCACCACTGAAGTCTACATAGAAAGAGTAGTTGTTTAACAAGAATAGAAAGAAAACTCGATTCACAAAAAGACATGCACAGCTCAGACAAATAGcatataaatacattacaaaataagtgtaagaaagaaagaaaacaaaacaaaacaaaaaacaaaacatggtccAGTTAGGCAGTTCTACAACATAAGTAAGACTGACTTCGAAGGCTCAGTTCAGGCCTAGTGCAGTACTGTGATTAAATTTAGTGCAATGATTTTATGGTCAGTTTCACAGCTGCTCACCTGGACTCTACTTTTTTTCAAATTTATCCAGTTCATTTACATACACCAGATGGTCCTCGGGTGACTTGCCATGTGTTTTGCTGAGGTGCAGTTTGACTGCATGCTTACTGGCGAAAGTCCGGTTGCACAGCTTACACTGGAATAAAGAGCCTGAATCCTCTTCAGATAGCCCGTGCGAGCCAGGTGTCTTTTCAGTTATGACCTTTGAAACAGTCTGCTGCTCCCGGATATGGTCCAATGACAGCTTGGAGAGGTCCTTCAAGCTGAAGCCTAGGTGAGACTCTAAGTGGTTAATGTAGGTGGTAGGAGTCCTGAACTGAGAGGCACAATCGTTGCAGAGGAATACTGGGTGACCTGAATCTATATTCTTTATGAACTTGGTTCCACCTGTCCTCCTCAATTGATACTTTACGTTGGCCAACCAATGGCTGATGGTGGTCATGGAGAGACCAGTAAACTTGCAGATGTGGACCCGCTCCTGTGGGCCTAGGTCTGTCATTACGTATTTGCCCTCTGGGGTCTCCCTCAGGCTAGAGGCGAACTGGGCCTGAAGAATGAGGAGGTGCTGTGGGTTCCAGTTCGACTGCCGGCCCTTCCGTTTTTGGACGGGGGAAAGCTCCTCTAAGGCATCCTCAAAGGTGCTCCCATCAGCGTCAGACTTTTCCGATACAGATGACGGTGTGGACGACTTTGGCGTCAAGCGCCCGGTGAGGTTTTTCACCATGTCTGAAATGTCCATCAGCGCATTCTCCCTCAGAGGAGACGAAATTGATTCTGACAGGCTGGAAATAATGGGCCTACTGCTACAGTtggtgttgttattgttgttgttcttaGATTTTGTCAAGTCAATCGGCTGGTCATTACTTTCATAGTAGTACCTGTTGATGGGATCGGCTTGCTTGACCTGAGTTGTGGGATAGATGGGCTTCTCCAACATGCTGTTGCTAATTTTGTACAACATAGCCAAGGGATCCAAGGTGGGGCTTATTGGTTTTGCTGCTTTACCTAAATGAGTGTTCATAATAGATTGCAATGCGCTTAGGGGATTCACAAAAGGCTGCTCTGGTGAATGGTCTGTAATGATTCCCAAACTGTTACAACCATTACTGACTGGTGATTTCAGGGCCTCTGTGCCATTTTTGATGTGATTATCCAGCTGGCCCTCTTTTTGTGGATTTGGGAGCTCTGCCTCTGCAATGTTGTTCTTTTTCGCTGGCTTTCTGCTGAGGTCGTCAGGCTTGGGCAAGTCCTTGTTCTCTTTAGAGGTCAGAGATAAGGGTTTGATCAGGAGCAGTTTGCATTTTTCCACTGCCTTCTCTTCTTTCTTCACAGTTACTTTCCCTGTCACCTTTTCCACTAGCTCCTCCATGGCAGAGACATTACTCTTGTGGAGGGGCGGGGATGTGCTACCAGGGGAATGGATCAGTGCAGTGTGTTCCGAGGACAATGTTTTCATGTTATTAGTGAAAGAGGGCTGCACTTGGATGCTCTGCACTGTGGACTGGACAGACTTCACTGACCCTTGGAGCTGGTATGCTGCATGAATGCTAGGATACCCTCCCCATGTAGGGGCTCCAGTTTGGGCCTTGCTGATTGCACTTGAGACTGTGTTCTCCAGGGATTTCAGGATATCCATTCCACCTTTTGGGGTCTCTTCCAGGTCCTCTTCACGGAGATACTCATATGGTGTGTTTGACTCAAACTTCTCATCAGGGtcctctttttcttcttttattttcttctctgGTTCCCGGACTTCCATTGGCTCATCTTCTATTTCTCTCTTTTCCTCAGAGTTTGATGAATGAGCTGGAGAATCTGGCTGTGATTTTATATTAGGCAATGGCAGCCGTGTAGTTGTGGGTGGCAAAGGAATGGACTGAATCTTTTCTTCTACCACCGGGTCAAAGACCAGCTGTTTCCCCTTCTTAGAAGCTGAGTTGGTCACCTTGATGAAATGGCCAGTGACCATCATGTGAGCTGTAAGCTGCTGTAAAGTATCATGAGAGCTTCCACACTCCATGCATTTCAATATCTGGGCCTTTCTGGCCTCAAACTGCCAGGTGTAACTGGCACCATTCTGATAGCCATAGCGGTTGTTGGGAGTTACGTATGGGTTTGTAGTTTTCTGATCTTTTGTGGGCTCGCTGACAGGGACACCTGGTGTGCTGCTTACAGACTCTGGCGAGCAGGGGGAGACAAAGTCCTGAAGTGCTCGTTTTTTGGTAGAAGGAACCAGTTTGGTGAGAGCTGGCACTGGTTCTTTAAGAGGCACTTTCTGGTAATGCTTTGTTTTGATCATGTGGACACTCAGGTCTTGCAAAGACTCAAAGGAGTGCCCGCAGTACATGCACTTTAGCACTTTTTGTGCATCCTCCTTCCCTTCCATCTCCATCAAGGACCGCTTTCTTGGCTTCGACCACTTCTTACGGCTGTCAGCCTCCTTGTCTTTGTTGTCATCCCGGTAGTGGCCAGTATCGTTCATGTGTACCGTCAGCCCCACAAGTGTGTCATAGGCTGCACTGCAGTCCTTGCATCGAAATTTACTCGCGCCAGTGAACACAGATCCATACAGTTTACTGTTCTGCCTGTAAAGCTGCACTGTACTGAATAAGCTTGGCTCAGGAAGTAAATTATAAGGGGTGTGCTGCAAGGTTTTGGCTAAAGCGGCTTGATGCCAGTCATAGGTTAACCCTCCCCCATTGCTTGTGTTGTTGCTTCCATTGTGGCTGCTACCATTACTGCTGGTGCTGGCACTCACCGGCTTGGCTTTCATTATATCCACAGTAATACTGGACCAAGAGGAATCAGAGATCAAGTTTGCATAGACAGCTTTCATTTGAGCTAAGCTGTCTTGGATGGTGAGGCCATTGTCCATGCTGGAAGCCTCCTCCTTGTCATGGCCGTCTTTTGAGGAAGTACTCTTAAAGTCTGCCAGTCTATCACTGGTGTCGCTAAGGGGAGACCCGTACCCTGCATCCTGATTGGTCACGGTGCTGAGGGGGGAGTTTTGATAGCTTGGAGCATCCTTGCTTTCTTCTTCCTCATTACATATGTATTCATTGTCCTGGGCGTCTAAAGACAGTCCATCATCCTCATCAATTTCTGCTGCCTTCAGCTCCTCCTCAGGCACATATgctgaaaaaatataaaatatattggtGAGATGAGAGCAGAAAGAGAGTTATGTTATGAATATATTATTCAGTGTAAAATTAAAGATATACATGTGCTTGCCTGGGGGATTTGTGTTAAACccacatgtatgtgtgtgtgtgtgtgctctgcttCAGTGTGCTAACCCCTAAGTTTTTTGTATGAGATTACAAGTCCTGGCAGGGGACTGTCCCTGCAGGTGTTGCTACCAATCTCTGCTTAAATATTACAATGGAAaatggaatagaaaaaaaaaattcacatatGCACGATAACTTCTAACCTGCATTCTATTTTAGAGGGAGGAGTAGTGGGCAACTTGGCACAGGCCTCCCTCCAGCCCATGCCAATAGGTTTagacacaatacaataataatgacaCATATTTGCATCAAGAACACAATCTTTTGGGAATTTGACTGCTTCAAAGCAAATACCTGAACACTTACGACTCTTGATATTTTTTCATTGTGTGAATACAATACATTCAAGTaacacagttttgtttaaaatgattacatGTACTAAATTAGACATTACATAACTGCCACATAATATTTATATTAAGTCAGGCTTCTTACACTTGGACAGACTTCTAATAATTCATCATTCATTTGACCAGTTTAAATCATACTGCTCCCacaatttatattttacataataaaacattaaaagcctaagattaaaaacacaaaacttcTTTCAGACTAAAAGCCTCCTGCATGTTGCTCATAttataactaaataataaatgCAGACAACACAAGAGTGGCAATTTAATGACTTTTCTATTATAAATCAGGGCTTGCATGTTCAGATTGCCCCATACTGGGGTAGTTCTTGTTAACATTGATGGATATCTTCAAAGAATATTCACAATTGAAAGCCAACTGTCTTGCCATGCAATCAGAAATCATTTGTTCTCACTGATATGCATTGTAATCTGAACCCATACCAGAGCAAGTGCGAAGTGTTAAAAATGTCTGTAACACAAACAACATATGGCGTTTCACAAGGTCAGTGTAATCTTGAAGCCAAAACTGTTTCTGTGAGAAATGCTGAAGAATTACAGAAAGtacagaaagattttttttattcactacAGTTTCCCTAGGGAAATCTGATGAATGACTGCGGCTGTAGAATTTAAAATACAAGACATAGCTCCTATTCTTAGTAGCATTTGAGATTATAACacgatatacatatatatatatatatatatatatatatttcggcatattcccatgggttgaaactttttttcaaaaaggggcgAGTCACTTTTAGGTATCCATACGCCACTaaaattttgaattttttttttttttttaaaaagtagccatatttaaatttatattaataaacatgactaaccacatttaacatatcattttgaaaaaaacgGTAGCCAGATTTAAATTCGCAATAAAGATGACTGACGAGGTATATCATTTGATCTTTTGGGAATACCAAACTCTAGATGAGATTTTGgatgagtctgaatcagacaccaacaCTTATTCAAGTGGTGAAAAAAAGTAATACTGCTAAGCATCGAACTTACCGAAGCACAGCTTCTGGACATagcaaaagaaaaggaaaaaaaatgcacaGAAGTCCACTGCCTGGGCTTCGGGTGTCCTTTTCATGCCACTGTCCGAGTATTTCAAAACAACATCTTTGTTGCCACGGTGAAACGTTACCAcaaatctggcatggatacctcctgtcactactcccggatcacaaaggactatttaaaaaaaaaaaaattaattaatttatgaattaTCTTCCCCAACACTGTCAGCTGACACTGCCGCAGGTCTTGTgagaggtttgttttgatgtgcaaCTAAATATGGCCAGATGTGGCAAAGAAGATCTGCGTGATTCTCCTGCTGCACTTCCTCAGACAACGACAAGGACAACAATGAATCAAACACCATGTTGCTTATAATCGCTTGCTGCAGCTCCACCAactgttcagaatgaacatctaaaaaaagggcctgtaaatcttcaggctgcaatttcaatggcagtgttcaatttaacatctataaatagtgctacttgtttttaatcagttcaatgtttattaataataataataataataataataataataataataataataataataataataataataataataataataataatttttggttttatttttttaaggactATTTTTTAGGTCAGAGGCAGAAGGATAGTTAATAAAAAATAccgttttgttaattaaaacatgttcttatgtttttttatttgtttttttgtttttttttagttagttgacccattttataagaGCAATAAGGCAAAACAGGGTGTGGAACTTACTCTAATATAGGCTTTGCCTCGTGAATTATAACGCAcccggggcgtgtggatattagagtataatatctatctatctaatagatatctaatatatatatatatatatgaaatgaaaTGTCCCCTGCAGGAATAGAGAAGATGCTTG
This window encodes:
- the LOC117400339 gene encoding teashirt homolog 1-like, with protein sequence MTRRKQQVPRRSAAYVPEEELKAAEIDEDDGLSLDAQDNEYICNEEEESKDAPSYQNSPLSTVTNQDAGYGSPLSDTSDRLADFKSTSSKDGHDKEEASSMDNGLTIQDSLAQMKAVYANLISDSSWSSITVDIMKAKPVSASTSSNGSSHNGSNNTSNGGGLTYDWHQAALAKTLQHTPYNLLPEPSLFSTVQLYRQNSKLYGSVFTGASKFRCKDCSAAYDTLVGLTVHMNDTGHYRDDNKDKEADSRKKWSKPRKRSLMEMEGKEDAQKVLKCMYCGHSFESLQDLSVHMIKTKHYQKVPLKEPVPALTKLVPSTKKRALQDFVSPCSPESVSSTPGVPVSEPTKDQKTTNPYVTPNNRYGYQNGASYTWQFEARKAQILKCMECGSSHDTLQQLTAHMMVTGHFIKVTNSASKKGKQLVFDPVVEEKIQSIPLPPTTTRLPLPNIKSQPDSPAHSSNSEEKREIEDEPMEVREPEKKIKEEKEDPDEKFESNTPYEYLREEDLEETPKGGMDILKSLENTVSSAISKAQTGAPTWGGYPSIHAAYQLQGSVKSVQSTVQSIQVQPSFTNNMKTLSSEHTALIHSPGSTSPPLHKSNVSAMEELVEKVTGKVTVKKEEKAVEKCKLLLIKPLSLTSKENKDLPKPDDLSRKPAKKNNIAEAELPNPQKEGQLDNHIKNGTEALKSPVSNGCNSLGIITDHSPEQPFVNPLSALQSIMNTHLGKAAKPISPTLDPLAMLYKISNSMLEKPIYPTTQVKQADPINRYYYESNDQPIDLTKSKNNNNNNTNCSSRPIISSLSESISSPLRENALMDISDMVKNLTGRLTPKSSTPSSVSEKSDADGSTFEDALEELSPVQKRKGRQSNWNPQHLLILQAQFASSLRETPEGKYVMTDLGPQERVHICKFTGLSMTTISHWLANVKYQLRRTGGTKFIKNIDSGHPVFLCNDCASQFRTPTTYINHLESHLGFSLKDLSKLSLDHIREQQTVSKVITEKTPGSHGLSEEDSGSLFQCKLCNRTFASKHAVKLHLSKTHGKSPEDHLVYVNELDKFEKK